In Exiguobacterium sibiricum 7-3, a genomic segment contains:
- a CDS encoding siderophore ABC transporter substrate-binding protein, producing MGTLKTSMVISSLAFLLAACGTANETTTTDSKKSAAETVEITDAHGTVKVPVKPKKVVALDNRTFETLAAWDVELVAAPVGLLPAESPYAKDKDIVDVGMHFEPNLEAIAGVDPDVVIVGQRFADYYDDIKKLVPEAAVIDLDIALPEDSGTPGELLIKGLEDTTQTLGQIFAKEQEADRLVTTFEQSIQDVKKSYNGKDSVMSVIVSGGDIGFSAPMSGRVFGPMYDIFGWKPALEVKQKSGNDQGDEVSVEAIAQSNPDRLLVLDRDAPLGNAKDAVPAEDVIDRAPALQKTTAVKEDRIVYTPKDMYLNESIQTYSEFFQSVSKAFVK from the coding sequence ATGGGGACACTCAAAACATCGATGGTGATCAGCTCTCTCGCCTTCCTACTCGCCGCGTGCGGTACTGCAAACGAAACGACTACGACGGACAGCAAGAAATCTGCCGCTGAAACGGTCGAAATCACTGATGCACACGGTACAGTCAAGGTACCTGTAAAACCGAAGAAAGTCGTGGCACTCGATAACCGGACATTCGAGACACTCGCTGCCTGGGACGTTGAACTCGTTGCTGCTCCGGTCGGACTGTTACCGGCGGAATCACCTTACGCCAAGGACAAGGACATCGTCGACGTCGGGATGCACTTCGAGCCGAACCTCGAAGCGATTGCCGGGGTTGATCCCGATGTCGTCATCGTCGGTCAACGCTTTGCGGACTATTACGATGACATTAAAAAGTTGGTCCCGGAAGCAGCTGTCATCGATCTCGACATCGCGTTACCTGAAGATTCCGGAACGCCGGGTGAACTGTTAATTAAAGGTCTCGAAGATACGACACAGACACTGGGTCAAATTTTTGCCAAGGAACAAGAAGCAGACCGACTCGTCACGACCTTCGAACAATCGATTCAGGACGTGAAAAAATCCTATAACGGAAAAGACAGCGTCATGTCGGTCATCGTTTCAGGTGGAGACATCGGTTTCTCTGCTCCGATGAGCGGTCGTGTCTTTGGACCGATGTATGACATCTTCGGCTGGAAACCCGCACTTGAAGTCAAGCAAAAATCAGGCAACGATCAAGGAGACGAGGTTTCGGTCGAAGCGATCGCACAAAGCAATCCGGACCGTTTGCTTGTCTTAGATCGTGACGCCCCGCTCGGAAACGCAAAAGATGCTGTTCCCGCAGAAGACGTCATCGATCGTGCACCGGCGCTCCAAAAGACGACAGCCGTCAAAGAAGACCGGATTGTGTATACACCAAAGGATATGTACTTGAACGAGTCGATTCAGACCTATTCGGAATTTTTCCAAAGCGTTTCGAAAGCGTTCGTGAAGTAA
- a CDS encoding RicAFT regulatory complex protein RicA family protein, with protein MFMYTDEQIIEKANEIAKMISETSEVERFKAAEANINGNEKVQKMMKQIKFLQKEAVNCQHYGKTEALARVEAKLDKLFAELDEMPVVQQFQESQEEVNGLLQYVTVTISNGITDQIIEATDGDVLAGKTGSGMEAENKSGGCGY; from the coding sequence ATGTTTATGTACACAGATGAACAAATCATCGAAAAGGCCAATGAAATCGCGAAAATGATTTCTGAGACATCAGAAGTAGAACGATTCAAAGCTGCTGAAGCGAACATCAACGGGAACGAAAAAGTTCAAAAGATGATGAAACAAATCAAGTTCCTGCAAAAAGAAGCAGTCAACTGCCAGCATTACGGTAAAACGGAAGCATTGGCACGTGTCGAAGCAAAACTGGATAAATTATTCGCAGAACTCGACGAGATGCCGGTCGTGCAACAATTCCAAGAATCCCAGGAAGAAGTAAACGGACTTCTTCAATATGTGACGGTGACGATCTCAAACGGAATCACGGATCAAATCATCGAAGCGACAGATGGCGATGTCTTGGCGGGGAAAACAGGCAGCGGTATGGAAGCAGAAAATAAAAGCGGCGGTTGCGGCTATTAA
- a CDS encoding ABC transporter permease: MEQTKPQQVNGSVEPNARPSFSVVWTPPFIIALLIIGLLAVTSLLTGVYELSNTANDFSMFWITRVPRTIALMLTGAAMAMAGLVMQLITQNRLVEPTTTGTIEWAGLGLLTVYLLVPAPTLMMRMTGAIVFAFIGTMVFFWFLRSVQLRSSLIVPIIGLMLGAVISAISTFLGLYFRASQALEGWFVGSFSSVQIGRYEYLWIIVGVTFCIFFLANRLTLVGLGEDIATSLGIHYNRLMMLATGLIALSVGIVATVIGNLPFLGLIVPNLVSMMRGDDLRSNLPWVCVIGMGTVLISDLVSRTLIRPFELPVSLILGTVGAAVFILILLRQRKRGGIR; encoded by the coding sequence ATGGAACAGACTAAGCCGCAACAAGTGAATGGAAGTGTTGAGCCGAATGCTCGACCTTCCTTTTCTGTCGTTTGGACGCCGCCGTTCATCATCGCTCTCCTGATCATCGGTCTGCTTGCCGTTACTTCCCTGTTGACCGGAGTCTATGAACTCAGCAACACGGCGAATGACTTTTCTATGTTTTGGATTACACGTGTTCCGCGAACAATCGCCCTGATGCTGACAGGTGCAGCGATGGCGATGGCGGGACTCGTCATGCAGCTGATTACACAGAACCGGCTCGTCGAACCGACGACGACCGGTACGATTGAATGGGCGGGACTTGGACTATTGACCGTTTATCTGCTTGTCCCGGCACCGACACTGATGATGCGGATGACCGGTGCGATCGTATTCGCTTTTATCGGCACGATGGTGTTCTTTTGGTTCCTGCGTTCGGTCCAGCTCCGTTCTTCGCTGATCGTACCGATCATCGGACTGATGCTCGGCGCTGTCATCTCGGCCATTTCCACTTTCTTAGGTTTATACTTCCGGGCGAGTCAGGCACTGGAAGGATGGTTCGTCGGATCGTTTTCATCCGTCCAGATCGGTCGCTATGAATACTTATGGATTATTGTCGGGGTCACGTTTTGTATCTTTTTTCTCGCCAATCGCTTAACGTTGGTCGGTCTCGGTGAAGATATCGCGACCAGTCTCGGTATTCATTACAACCGTCTCATGATGCTTGCGACAGGCCTGATCGCTCTATCCGTCGGAATCGTCGCGACGGTCATCGGAAATTTACCGTTTCTCGGTCTGATCGTTCCGAACCTTGTCTCGATGATGCGCGGTGATGACTTGCGCAGTAACTTGCCATGGGTCTGCGTCATCGGGATGGGGACGGTTCTCATCAGTGATTTGGTTTCGCGGACGTTGATCCGCCCCTTTGAACTGCCGGTCTCACTGATCCTTGGAACAGTCGGTGCAGCAGTCTTCATTCTCATCCTATTGCGGCAACGAAAAAGAGGAGGTATCCGATGA
- a CDS encoding phytoene desaturase family protein, producing MKRIVIIGGGIAGVTAAALLARNGHDVTLCEGSREWGGSAGKFTRKDFTYPVGATLGMGFESGGIHDRVLQHLQIDQPVELLETVMAIKLAGHDILYYRDRDRFIAHLKNQFRDQADSIQHFFDELDRIQRHVRPLMQALPALPLKTLHDARMIVQETKASLPLLPYLTRTIGDILRKHQLDGTIFAQLIDGILLDSMQTGKEASALLGAVALSIYHDGAYYVPGGLYRIAERLKAAAETDGATVLLGRKITSVRQTADGFLLEDRRGRLLLADAVIGAVPIEAMQQLVGPSLRPVLRRTYKRQADLTQWATFTYYAAIPETIIQDDHAFRQIHNPILPSGHAFISLSRTGDIDRAPAGCRTLTMSCHIPIGQFARDDRERYDRQVETMQEKFETILECEFPGFRNQVIERHPGGPGAWVRYTSRPDGGVGGYPQLPSTSLFRAASFRTGVPGLYIIGDTVFPGAGTIGATTSAIHVAREFGVKI from the coding sequence ATGAAACGGATTGTCATCATCGGAGGCGGAATAGCGGGAGTCACCGCTGCAGCGTTACTCGCTCGAAACGGGCATGACGTGACTTTGTGCGAAGGAAGCCGTGAATGGGGCGGGTCAGCGGGTAAGTTTACCCGAAAAGACTTCACCTATCCGGTCGGAGCGACACTCGGAATGGGTTTTGAGTCCGGCGGTATTCATGACCGGGTGTTGCAGCATCTGCAAATCGACCAGCCTGTCGAGTTGCTCGAAACCGTCATGGCAATCAAGCTGGCAGGGCATGACATCCTCTATTATCGTGACCGTGACCGTTTCATCGCACATCTGAAGAATCAGTTCCGCGATCAGGCAGACTCGATTCAACACTTTTTTGATGAACTGGATCGAATTCAGCGGCACGTCCGACCGTTGATGCAGGCATTACCGGCATTACCGCTTAAGACGTTGCACGATGCGCGGATGATCGTCCAAGAAACAAAAGCAAGTTTGCCATTACTACCTTATCTGACGCGGACGATTGGTGACATTCTCCGGAAACATCAGTTGGACGGGACAATTTTTGCACAACTGATCGACGGGATTTTACTCGACAGTATGCAGACGGGAAAAGAAGCTTCGGCGTTGCTTGGAGCTGTTGCGTTATCGATTTATCATGACGGGGCGTATTATGTTCCGGGTGGACTCTATCGGATCGCCGAACGTTTAAAGGCTGCTGCTGAAACGGACGGCGCGACGGTGTTGCTCGGTCGTAAAATCACCTCTGTGCGTCAAACGGCGGATGGTTTTTTACTGGAAGACCGGCGGGGACGACTCTTACTTGCAGATGCCGTCATCGGTGCCGTGCCGATTGAAGCGATGCAACAACTGGTCGGACCCTCCTTGCGGCCGGTATTACGCCGGACGTATAAGCGGCAAGCTGACTTAACGCAGTGGGCGACGTTTACGTATTATGCGGCGATTCCTGAGACAATCATTCAAGATGACCACGCATTTCGGCAAATTCACAATCCGATTTTACCGTCGGGTCATGCGTTCATCTCTTTATCTCGGACAGGAGACATCGATCGGGCACCGGCCGGGTGTCGGACGTTGACGATGTCCTGTCATATTCCGATTGGTCAGTTCGCACGTGACGACCGGGAGCGTTATGACCGGCAAGTCGAAACCATGCAGGAAAAATTCGAAACGATTTTAGAGTGTGAATTTCCCGGTTTTAGAAATCAAGTCATCGAGCGCCATCCCGGTGGACCGGGTGCCTGGGTCCGCTATACATCACGTCCGGATGGCGGTGTCGGTGGATATCCGCAATTGCCGTCAACCAGTCTGTTTCGCGCTGCCTCGTTTCGGACGGGTGTCCCGGGACTCTATATCATCGGGGATACTGTGTTTCCGGGTGCCGGAACGATTGGGGCGACGACTTCCGCCATTCATGTGGCCCGGGAATTTGGTGTGAAGATTTAG
- the mutS gene encoding DNA mismatch repair protein MutS, with product MEAVHNTPMMKQYFSIKADYPDAFLFYRLGDFYELFFEDAKQVAHELELTLTAKNGKNAEHPIPMCGVPHHAANGYIEQLIERGYKVALCDQVEDPKLTKGLVKREVVQVITPGTLMSSLTEKENRYLVAVVEQDGRFGIARGDVSTGESALTSVATLDAVAKELSIILPREIIITTREHEAALSHLQIPMTESTRRESHPHGDRAIDAAQADAFAVLYAYMHDTQKRSLAHLQPALVYEAADFMQLEPNTVKNLELVRSARTGDKKGSLLGLLDVTGTAMGGRMLKRWLEKPLLSERTITERLDAVEELLAHYFERQQLKDTLREVYDLERLVAKVGYGTASARDLVQLKSTLRLIPRIQAALEELLSDRLGQLALGLDPHEELTNLLDRAFVEAPPISTKEGGMIQPGFDPALDELLMASKDGKTWLATLEASERQATGIKTLKIGYNRVFGYYIEVSRANAKLLPEGRYERKQTLANAERYVTPELKEKEALILGAEEKSITLEYELFCQVRDQVKTQIESLQRVSRRIAELDVLVALAEIAERHDYVRPLTITGRNVIIENGRHPVIETVLPRGEYVANGIALHEDREMLLITGPNMSGKSTYMRQFALIALLHQIGSFVPASRAELPVFDQIFTRIGAADDLVSGQSTFMVEMVETQEALTRATDQSLILLDEIGRGTSTYDGMALAQAIVEHIAEHVGAKTLFSTHYHELTILEESMPRLANVHVRAVEQDGRVVFLHEVRDGKADQSYGIHVARLADLPDSLIDRAEVLLSEFEQTEERAIVSPPPAVVQAEPVDQLSLFAEPDPVRETIQTLDLINMTPLEALNTLYRLQAEARK from the coding sequence ATGGAAGCAGTCCACAATACGCCGATGATGAAACAATATTTTTCCATTAAGGCTGATTATCCCGATGCCTTTTTATTTTATCGTCTCGGTGATTTTTATGAGTTATTTTTTGAGGATGCCAAACAAGTGGCACATGAACTGGAATTGACATTGACGGCCAAAAACGGCAAGAATGCCGAACACCCGATCCCGATGTGCGGTGTGCCGCACCATGCGGCAAACGGCTACATCGAACAATTGATCGAACGGGGTTATAAAGTCGCTTTGTGCGATCAGGTCGAAGATCCGAAGTTGACGAAAGGACTCGTCAAACGTGAAGTCGTCCAAGTCATCACGCCGGGGACCTTGATGTCGTCGTTGACGGAAAAAGAAAACCGGTATCTCGTTGCAGTCGTCGAACAGGATGGACGATTCGGTATCGCCCGCGGCGATGTCTCGACCGGAGAAAGTGCCTTGACGAGTGTTGCGACGCTTGATGCGGTCGCGAAGGAGTTAAGCATCATCCTGCCGCGCGAAATCATCATCACGACGCGAGAACACGAAGCGGCACTCAGCCATCTGCAGATTCCGATGACGGAAAGTACACGCCGGGAAAGTCATCCGCACGGTGACCGGGCGATTGATGCGGCACAAGCAGATGCCTTTGCTGTCTTGTACGCGTATATGCACGATACGCAAAAACGGTCGCTTGCGCATTTACAACCGGCGCTGGTCTATGAAGCGGCTGATTTTATGCAACTGGAGCCGAATACCGTCAAGAATCTGGAACTGGTCCGTTCTGCTCGGACCGGCGATAAAAAAGGGTCATTGCTCGGTCTGTTAGATGTGACCGGAACAGCGATGGGCGGACGGATGCTGAAACGCTGGCTCGAAAAACCATTGCTGTCGGAACGGACGATTACAGAACGGCTCGACGCCGTCGAAGAATTGTTGGCGCATTATTTTGAGCGGCAACAGTTGAAAGATACGCTGCGGGAAGTATACGATTTGGAACGATTGGTCGCGAAAGTCGGATATGGGACAGCTTCTGCCCGTGATCTCGTCCAATTGAAATCGACGCTCCGCTTGATTCCGCGTATTCAAGCCGCGCTTGAGGAACTGTTGAGCGACCGCTTGGGACAACTGGCACTCGGGCTCGATCCACATGAGGAACTGACTAACTTGCTGGACCGTGCGTTTGTCGAGGCCCCGCCAATCTCGACGAAAGAAGGCGGGATGATCCAACCGGGCTTCGACCCGGCACTGGATGAACTACTAATGGCATCAAAAGACGGAAAGACATGGCTGGCAACACTTGAAGCGAGTGAACGTCAGGCGACCGGTATCAAGACGCTGAAAATTGGTTATAACCGGGTATTCGGGTACTATATCGAAGTCTCGCGGGCCAACGCCAAACTGTTGCCGGAAGGACGATATGAACGCAAACAGACGCTTGCGAACGCCGAGCGGTATGTCACGCCGGAACTAAAAGAGAAGGAAGCGTTGATTCTCGGGGCGGAAGAAAAAAGCATTACCCTCGAATACGAACTGTTCTGCCAAGTCCGGGATCAAGTCAAAACACAGATTGAAAGCCTGCAACGGGTCAGTCGGCGGATTGCGGAACTGGATGTCCTCGTCGCCTTGGCGGAAATCGCAGAACGTCATGACTATGTCCGACCGCTAACGATTACAGGACGGAACGTGATTATCGAAAACGGACGTCACCCGGTCATCGAGACGGTCCTGCCGCGCGGAGAATATGTCGCGAACGGCATCGCCTTACACGAGGATCGGGAAATGCTGTTGATCACGGGACCAAACATGTCCGGTAAATCGACGTACATGCGTCAATTTGCCCTGATTGCCTTGCTGCATCAGATTGGATCGTTTGTACCGGCAAGCCGGGCAGAGTTACCGGTCTTTGATCAAATCTTTACGCGGATCGGAGCCGCCGACGACTTGGTCAGTGGACAATCCACCTTCATGGTCGAGATGGTCGAGACACAAGAGGCCTTGACCCGGGCAACCGACCAATCATTGATTCTCCTCGATGAAATCGGTCGCGGTACATCGACATATGACGGAATGGCCCTCGCGCAAGCTATCGTCGAACACATCGCCGAGCATGTCGGAGCCAAAACATTGTTCTCGACGCACTATCATGAACTGACCATTCTTGAGGAGTCGATGCCGCGGCTCGCGAACGTCCATGTCCGGGCGGTCGAGCAGGATGGACGAGTCGTCTTTCTGCATGAAGTCCGTGACGGAAAAGCCGATCAATCTTACGGGATTCATGTGGCACGGTTAGCGGATCTGCCGGATTCCTTGATTGACCGGGCGGAAGTCTTGTTATCGGAGTTCGAACAAACTGAGGAGCGGGCGATTGTGTCTCCGCCGCCTGCAGTCGTTCAGGCGGAACCCGTCGATCAGCTGAGTCTCTTTGCCGAGCCAGATCCGGTGCGGGAAACGATTCAGACGCTTGATCTGATTAACATGACACCGCTTGAAGCATTAAACACGTTGTACCGTCTGCAGGCAGAAGCAAGAAAGTAA
- a CDS encoding DNA-3-methyladenine glycosylase family protein: MWQEQVILEEEYDFAGIRKRLRGDRLQVEQDGRLFVPLLLPEGKFVGQIEASGPRTLLLSGKGPREPMVQQLCRRFRLDTMNPSQHLSKTSLSEVVATFGAERLVLDISPFTALIRSIIHQQINLAFAQVLMERFCRTFGTEQDGVIFPPTADQLRKIEPDQLRALQLSGRKVEYLLGAARTEIDFDELTEASDATIAETLIALKGVGPWTVQNVLMFGYGREDLFPASDIGILRAFERLRGVVQVSKKRSC; the protein is encoded by the coding sequence ATGTGGCAGGAACAAGTGATTTTAGAAGAGGAGTATGACTTTGCCGGTATCCGGAAGCGACTTCGCGGTGACCGTTTACAAGTCGAACAGGACGGTCGATTGTTTGTCCCGCTTTTGTTGCCGGAAGGAAAGTTCGTCGGTCAGATTGAAGCATCCGGGCCTCGGACACTTCTTTTGTCCGGGAAAGGTCCACGGGAACCGATGGTGCAGCAATTGTGCCGTCGGTTTCGTCTGGATACGATGAATCCAAGTCAGCACCTATCAAAGACGTCGCTTTCGGAAGTCGTGGCGACGTTCGGAGCGGAGCGGCTTGTGCTCGATATCAGTCCGTTTACTGCACTGATCCGGTCAATCATTCATCAACAAATTAATCTGGCATTTGCGCAAGTCCTGATGGAACGGTTCTGCCGGACGTTCGGAACGGAACAGGACGGGGTGATTTTCCCGCCGACGGCAGACCAGTTACGGAAAATCGAACCGGATCAGCTTCGAGCACTTCAACTATCCGGACGAAAAGTCGAGTATCTCCTTGGTGCAGCGCGGACCGAGATTGATTTTGACGAGTTGACGGAAGCGTCTGACGCAACGATCGCCGAGACATTGATTGCCCTAAAAGGGGTCGGTCCCTGGACAGTGCAAAACGTTTTGATGTTTGGCTATGGACGGGAAGATTTGTTTCCAGCGTCCGACATTGGCATTTTACGGGCGTTCGAACGGTTGCGTGGAGTCGTCCAAGTGTCGAAGAAGCGGTCCTGTTAG
- a CDS encoding DUF445 domain-containing protein, protein MQQQIKPKSSTRRLATVSLIFMAVGFIASLPFKENDWVFWLQSGFEAGLVGGIADWFAITALFRHPLGLKIPHTNLLPKNRERVIESIVQMLEKDLLNKESIVEKLRHMTLADRFIKLLRSIVLLPAFRSTVTELLTGILHKLPKEAILKVVDERISDTVKAYPSKRLAERLMGLNEERRLDELAIDQLLGYGQRLLEDPVIRDQIGRLAYHAMIDQEKNTFLRVTAKTVQKVYSEERLSLVIQSVLLSVIEDMKKVHHPNRLAILDHVRRNLAQLIQDEERLAKIDQWKAAEVDRFDLQPVLNRAYTAGIEELKTYLGSDSFWESRALPLMNQALNEWDQHPTFKEESDRWMKDQLVRFVDQNHQKIGGLVRENLNRFDTETLIHMIEDKVGNDLQWIRVNGAICGFFIGLILGGIKLFIG, encoded by the coding sequence TTGCAACAACAAATAAAACCAAAATCATCGACCCGTCGTCTCGCGACCGTGTCCCTGATTTTTATGGCAGTCGGCTTTATTGCCTCGTTGCCGTTTAAAGAAAACGATTGGGTGTTTTGGCTGCAAAGCGGTTTTGAAGCAGGCCTTGTCGGCGGGATTGCGGACTGGTTTGCCATCACAGCGTTATTCCGCCATCCGCTCGGACTGAAAATTCCCCATACAAACCTTTTGCCGAAAAACCGGGAGCGGGTCATCGAGTCAATCGTCCAGATGCTCGAAAAAGATTTGCTCAATAAAGAGAGTATCGTCGAAAAGTTGCGGCATATGACGCTAGCCGACCGTTTCATCAAATTATTGCGTTCGATTGTCCTGTTACCGGCGTTTCGTTCGACGGTCACGGAACTGTTGACCGGTATTTTGCACAAACTGCCGAAAGAGGCGATTCTGAAAGTCGTCGATGAGCGGATTTCCGATACGGTCAAAGCTTATCCATCAAAAAGATTGGCAGAACGATTGATGGGATTAAACGAGGAACGGCGCCTTGATGAACTCGCAATCGATCAATTACTCGGTTACGGGCAACGGTTGCTCGAAGACCCCGTGATTCGTGATCAGATTGGACGCCTGGCGTATCACGCGATGATTGATCAAGAAAAAAATACCTTTTTACGCGTTACGGCGAAGACGGTACAAAAGGTTTATTCGGAAGAACGGTTGAGTCTTGTCATTCAATCGGTTCTGCTGAGTGTGATTGAAGATATGAAAAAAGTGCATCATCCGAACCGTCTGGCGATTCTCGATCACGTCCGCCGAAATTTAGCGCAATTGATTCAAGATGAAGAGCGGCTTGCCAAAATTGACCAATGGAAAGCAGCGGAAGTGGATCGCTTTGATCTGCAACCGGTCTTGAACCGGGCCTACACGGCAGGAATCGAGGAGCTGAAAACGTATTTAGGATCCGACTCCTTCTGGGAAAGCCGTGCTTTACCATTGATGAACCAAGCGCTGAACGAGTGGGATCAACATCCGACGTTCAAAGAAGAAAGTGACCGTTGGATGAAAGACCAGCTTGTTCGGTTCGTTGATCAAAACCATCAAAAAATCGGTGGCTTGGTCCGGGAAAACTTAAATCGTTTTGATACGGAAACGTTAATTCATATGATTGAGGACAAGGTCGGGAACGATTTGCAATGGATTCGCGTCAACGGCGCGATTTGCGGTTTTTTCATTGGTCTGATTCTGGGTGGAATCAAACTATTCATTGGCTGA
- a CDS encoding DUF3153 domain-containing protein, with translation MISKRKKLIVLSFALMAMVLGGCIRIQYDATVHTDKSVTLKTTYAAKEHPVARLLNLNPDWNTYVKQAEKNGYAAETFRTQDDYEGIRMKKKFAKFEDLATIKDEWKTGIGGILIPPDTTYEVKQEKGFWFNTYRLDTNIDLSIDRLNIKGYQPTGQVKKLADRYLRQADIEINLHGPKVIGLQNGEKIDWANHNNVSWKLYGTKDNQLQLIAYVPNPTGWIVTGIVLLIGVCLLVFWIVHHVRKLRRRQLQTIGISVLVCLLVGGSAWWFFADETSSAPPPTKQIVTQQVGEITPTFMVHGLFGTERTFLPMIDDFTKKKLADDGGRCDVSRNGKVACDVKPSTTGYPLVRIVFEDDEASLANQQKWLSAAIEQYDQKQQATFTDIQLVGHSMGGVDVVAYTLKEDIPYHVRKVVTLDAPISGSDYATLGLTLAPFGTNTNSPAIQDLAENSAAMKNLKDRLDTWPRDVLVYSFGAKGGDFNLIPLKSSFALNAYTENIKTKSYKYDHFTIHRREPVFKEVRNFLFKENLVTETEEEPS, from the coding sequence TTGATCAGCAAACGAAAAAAACTTATTGTCCTGTCGTTTGCCTTGATGGCAATGGTACTTGGGGGATGTATCCGTATTCAATATGATGCGACGGTCCATACCGATAAAAGTGTCACCTTAAAAACGACATATGCTGCAAAAGAGCATCCTGTAGCGCGACTACTTAATTTGAATCCGGACTGGAATACGTATGTCAAACAGGCTGAGAAGAACGGGTACGCGGCAGAGACGTTCAGGACGCAGGATGATTATGAAGGTATCCGGATGAAAAAGAAATTTGCTAAATTTGAAGACTTGGCAACGATTAAAGATGAATGGAAAACAGGGATCGGCGGTATTCTCATCCCACCGGATACGACGTATGAAGTCAAACAGGAAAAAGGATTTTGGTTTAATACGTATCGATTGGATACGAACATTGATTTGAGTATTGACCGGTTGAACATCAAAGGCTATCAGCCGACTGGACAAGTTAAAAAATTAGCTGATCGTTATCTTCGGCAGGCGGATATCGAAATCAATCTTCATGGACCGAAAGTGATTGGTCTGCAGAACGGGGAAAAAATCGACTGGGCGAACCATAACAATGTTTCGTGGAAACTGTACGGCACAAAGGACAACCAGTTACAGCTGATTGCCTATGTTCCGAATCCGACCGGCTGGATCGTAACCGGGATCGTCCTGTTGATTGGTGTTTGTCTGCTCGTATTCTGGATTGTCCATCATGTCCGGAAATTACGGCGCCGACAACTTCAGACAATTGGCATCTCAGTACTCGTCTGTCTGCTAGTCGGCGGCAGTGCCTGGTGGTTCTTTGCTGACGAGACGTCGAGTGCCCCGCCGCCGACAAAGCAGATTGTCACGCAACAGGTCGGGGAAATCACACCGACGTTCATGGTCCATGGATTGTTCGGGACAGAGCGGACATTCCTGCCGATGATTGATGATTTCACGAAAAAGAAGCTGGCAGATGACGGCGGACGGTGTGATGTCTCGCGTAACGGGAAAGTGGCGTGTGACGTCAAACCATCTACTACCGGGTATCCGCTTGTCCGAATCGTCTTTGAAGACGATGAAGCCAGTCTTGCTAATCAACAAAAATGGCTCAGTGCAGCAATTGAACAGTATGACCAAAAGCAACAGGCGACTTTTACGGACATCCAACTGGTCGGCCACAGTATGGGCGGGGTCGATGTCGTCGCCTATACGCTGAAAGAAGATATTCCGTACCATGTCCGGAAAGTGGTGACGCTCGATGCACCGATCAGCGGTTCGGATTATGCGACGCTTGGATTGACACTTGCTCCGTTCGGGACGAATACAAACAGTCCGGCGATTCAGGATTTGGCTGAAAATTCAGCGGCGATGAAAAATCTGAAGGATCGCTTGGACACATGGCCACGGGATGTGCTGGTCTATTCTTTTGGGGCGAAAGGCGGAGACTTCAATTTGATTCCGCTCAAAAGCTCGTTTGCGCTTAATGCGTATACGGAAAACATCAAAACGAAATCTTATAAATATGATCATTTTACGATCCATCGCCGGGAACCGGTTTTCAAAGAAGTCCGCAATTTTTTGTTTAAAGAAAATCTAGTCACAGAAACAGAGGAGGAACCGTCATGA